The nucleotide window TAGTTAACGTTCCTAATAAATCATTATTTACCAAAGTTGAATTTACCCTTGTTAAAACTGGTTCATTCGATTTCCAGGTGCCCTTTGTTAGAGCAATATGAACCTGCTCATTGGTGGTTTGCTGATAGGCTCTAAGTCTGAATTTTCCAAAACGTGTGGCAATTTCAAAATCCTCTTTCTTTTCAATCAGTGAATCATGTTGCATTCTATATGCGACCAGATCTTCAATTGAAACAATCTTTAAATCAAAATTCTTGGCTACCTCCATTAAATGTGGAAGTCTCGCCATAGAACCATCATTATTCATTATCTCAACAATTACACCAGCTGGCTTTAATCCAGCAAGTCGGGCAAAATCAATTGCAGCTTCGGTATGACCTGTTCTTCGTAAAACTCCTCCTTCCTTTGCAACTAAAGGAAATATATGGCCAGGCCTAGAAAGGTCAAAACTCCGGGTATTTTCATCGATTAATGCCCGAACCGTTTTGGCTCTATCTGAGGCTGAAATACCTGTAGTAACACCATTGCCTCTTAAATCGACAGAAACAGTAAATGCAGTTTCCATGGCATCGGTATTGTTATTAACCATCATTGCCAAGTCTAATGATTTACAGCGGGTTTCAGTTAATGGTGCGCAAATAAGACCTCTTCCATGGGTTGCCATAAAATTGATCATTTCTGGAGTTGCCATTTCAGCTGCAGCCACAAAATCGCCTTCATTTTCCCTGTCAGCATCATCTACAACAATTATAACTTTGCCTTTTCGAATATCTTCAATGGCCTCTTCAATGCTATTCAGTGCTATTTCAGAAGTTTTCTTAACAGTCATCAACATGAATCAAAATTTACGCAAAGATAGGTTTATTTTATATTTTCAATAACCGCACTTCCTAAGTCTTCTCGGATTTTATTTTTAAGGAAAAAGTGGCTCACCATGTAAAATGGGAATCCTAAAATCATCAATATTGGATTTAATCTTTTTGTTGGGACGTCTAGATCCTTTTTAAAGGTTGAGACTTTAGTGTAAGTGGAAATAAAAGAAATCAAAAACAGGACAAATCCAATTATGGAAGCAATTAATACAAATTGTGACCATTCAGGAAAATTGTTGTTTTTAAATACAAAGTGTAATATTAAAAAAGAGGCGGATAAGATGTAGATAAAGAAAGTTACCTTAGACCACTTAATGGCGTTCTTAGCATCTTTAGAAGATTCTATAAACTTTTTATCAATCACTAAACCGCGTTCTTCTAAGACCTCATTTCTAATGCCGTTTGCAAGTAGTTGGTTATATGCAAGGACCTTTGATTGCTTATTAAATTGAAGTTGGTCATAATTCTTAATAACACCAATAAGTTTGTCGTTGGAATAATGAGTAATAAAGCTATAATCGCGGAAACCGCCATCTTCATTTTTCAACTTGTATTTTGACTTTAGCCCTAAGAATTTTCTTAGAGGATCGAGATATGTTGAAACATCAAATAGACCTCTATCTTTTGTCGCTCTGCTGGTTAGATAGATACTTAAAGGCAACATGATTAACGTTGATAGCCATGTTCCAATAATCGGACTGAATGAGCCATCCTGAGATCCATTTTTAGAGAATATCCCAATAAAGTGATAGGTGAGAAACAATAATATTGCAATTACCATGGGAAGCCCAATTCCTCCCTTCCTAATCAAAGCTCCTAACGGAGCACCAACGAAGAATAAAATTATGCAAGCTAAACCCAAAGCATATTTTTCATGGAGGGAAATGATATGCCTATTTAGCCATTTGGTTTCTTGAGAATACCCTTGAGTCTTAGTCAAGATTATTTGTTTTGAAGAATTAATTGAGTTCTTCGCCAAACTTAGAATCTGGGATTTGGTTCTTGTATCAAAAAGTTCGAGAACACCATTGCTCAAATCTGCATTTTCTTTGACATCAAAATTTATATTCAAATTGTTTATGGCGGACCTAGAATATAACGTGTTGGTAAGTTCTTCAAAATTTCGTTCTCTCTGATTTTCAAGACTGTCGATTGTGTAATTCAAAGCGCTAATATCGAGCATATTATAACGGTTATCGTAGCTTTTATCCTCCATGTCAACATCATTTAACCCTTCAAGATCTACATTGATGATATATTCGTCAAAAGCGCTCTTTACGAACGGTTTTTTTATAGCTTGCTTTCTGTCGTTAGATTGAACCTCTTCATAATAGTGACCATCAAACAATACTAACTGTAGGACGTTCGATTCTAAACTGCTCTTCAATTCACCGGTTTCGGCTTTCATAACCCTGAAGTTTCCGGCTTTTGTTTGATATTTTTTATGAATTATAACATCTCGTAGTAGCTGGTCGTTATCGCCGTATTTTTCTTCAACCTTAATATTGATATCTCCAATTTGATTGAATTGACCGGCTGTAATGGCCAAAGCCGGTTGCCTTTGGGCAATATTTTTCCTGAGATTATAAAAATTAAAATTTGCTGCCGGAATGACATTATTCGCAAAAAAGAACACTACCACTGCCAACAAAAGAATAAAGACACTCAAGGCCCTCATGGCTCGTTGCAATGAAATACCGGTTGATTTCATTGCGGCAAACTCATAGTTTTCCGCTAAACTTCCAAAAACCATTATAGATGAAAGCAGTATTGTTAGCGGTAATATCAATGGTATTAGGGTAGGGGTTGCATATAAAAGAAACTTATAAACAACCAAAAAAGATAAGTCTCTACCTGCCAACTCACCAATATACAACCATATAGATTGTAAAATAAAAATGAGCATGAGTATA belongs to Aegicerativicinus sediminis and includes:
- the ribB gene encoding 3,4-dihydroxy-2-butanone-4-phosphate synthase, with the translated sequence MTVKKTSEIALNSIEEAIEDIRKGKVIIVVDDADRENEGDFVAAAEMATPEMINFMATHGRGLICAPLTETRCKSLDLAMMVNNNTDAMETAFTVSVDLRGNGVTTGISASDRAKTVRALIDENTRSFDLSRPGHIFPLVAKEGGVLRRTGHTEAAIDFARLAGLKPAGVIVEIMNNDGSMARLPHLMEVAKNFDLKIVSIEDLVAYRMQHDSLIEKKEDFEIATRFGKFRLRAYQQTTNEQVHIALTKGTWKSNEPVLTRVNSTLVNNDLLGTLTNNADQQLDSMFRVINDAGKGAILFINQHTPSTNFLHRLSELKKAQNGTEIIKAPSIHMDSKDFGIGAQILHDLNIHKLRVISNSERTKRVGIIGYGLEIIEYVNY
- a CDS encoding LptF/LptG family permease, with the translated sequence MKILDRYILTTYLKTFMSVFVILMLIFILQSIWLYIGELAGRDLSFLVVYKFLLYATPTLIPLILPLTILLSSIMVFGSLAENYEFAAMKSTGISLQRAMRALSVFILLLAVVVFFFANNVIPAANFNFYNLRKNIAQRQPALAITAGQFNQIGDINIKVEEKYGDNDQLLRDVIIHKKYQTKAGNFRVMKAETGELKSSLESNVLQLVLFDGHYYEEVQSNDRKQAIKKPFVKSAFDEYIINVDLEGLNDVDMEDKSYDNRYNMLDISALNYTIDSLENQRERNFEELTNTLYSRSAINNLNINFDVKENADLSNGVLELFDTRTKSQILSLAKNSINSSKQIILTKTQGYSQETKWLNRHIISLHEKYALGLACIILFFVGAPLGALIRKGGIGLPMVIAILLFLTYHFIGIFSKNGSQDGSFSPIIGTWLSTLIMLPLSIYLTSRATKDRGLFDVSTYLDPLRKFLGLKSKYKLKNEDGGFRDYSFITHYSNDKLIGVIKNYDQLQFNKQSKVLAYNQLLANGIRNEVLEERGLVIDKKFIESSKDAKNAIKWSKVTFFIYILSASFLILHFVFKNNNFPEWSQFVLIASIIGFVLFLISFISTYTKVSTFKKDLDVPTKRLNPILMILGFPFYMVSHFFLKNKIREDLGSAVIENIK